The following are encoded together in the Thiobacillus sp. SCUT-2 genome:
- a CDS encoding tetratricopeptide repeat protein, with product MRQSWLFPLVLAASAPLAALAQSVPDAGLHAEMQGHWSEAVDVYAQALKANPAQANLWERIADIRATRLKMPEAAADALREATRYAPDDARLHYKLSQAYAAIQKGPSALTAISRAVELDPGNPTYLRARGEIALWTGYYLVAGDSFERILAASPRDADALLGLARASARGGKKDAAVPRYRAYLAERPQDKDAMLEYMELEAERGNTQAVQEYDGIYRQRFGAGKDYWLRMADIYALANDPAASSAALKEASRLAPQDAALFHRLAQSYPTEKDAKASAAAIERAVELDPKNLEYLRTRADLASWRGDYAMALDSYRRILALAPDDPGARLGIARVQYWRSALGESACAYRDYLARQPGVAAAWMEYIVVVTEMGDYARATELLEDYRTRFGDNVAYRKQKARVLAWAERPTAALGEVAELDRTLRDDYELDYTRTIALHYAHRPREALASLAAVARLRPNDKETLDLARFVRTPLRSNATIDFGYHAGSDDVSIRHAGVRGEYVINPETRLFGGADHQWLHADAGSGYEKPDGGTSLGYNRAWLGIQHRVSPQLSLDAQAGGGSAEGDSRFIYEVGADLQPGDTLAMRLSRRQDLFAVSPRAAKLGIERRANTLDATWTPDLRWTVPGRLGYDTLSDGNTRWEAELAPRRAVLRSQRLNLDLGVSGRWFGFDDDPGHGYYAPSLYQRYALTAFTYWKISDDDGVSVAFSYGPYKDNTMGGFRAGGDIVAEGFFGLYRDWFLDVKAGVSRYGGGATAGYRSALFEVSLTRRF from the coding sequence ATGAGGCAATCCTGGCTGTTCCCCCTCGTGCTCGCCGCCAGTGCACCGCTCGCTGCGCTGGCCCAGTCGGTTCCCGACGCCGGCCTGCACGCCGAGATGCAGGGCCACTGGAGCGAAGCGGTCGACGTCTACGCCCAGGCGCTGAAGGCCAACCCCGCGCAGGCGAATCTCTGGGAGCGCATCGCCGACATCCGCGCCACCCGTCTGAAGATGCCGGAAGCCGCCGCCGACGCCCTGCGCGAGGCGACCCGCTACGCGCCCGATGACGCGCGCCTGCACTACAAGCTTTCGCAGGCGTACGCCGCGATCCAGAAGGGACCGAGCGCGCTCACCGCCATCAGCCGGGCCGTCGAGCTCGATCCGGGCAACCCGACCTACCTGCGCGCGCGCGGCGAGATCGCGCTGTGGACCGGCTACTACCTCGTGGCCGGCGACAGCTTCGAGCGGATTCTCGCGGCCTCGCCGCGCGACGCCGACGCGCTGCTCGGTCTCGCCCGCGCCAGCGCGCGCGGCGGCAAGAAGGACGCCGCCGTGCCGCGCTACCGTGCCTATCTCGCCGAGCGCCCCCAGGACAAGGACGCCATGCTCGAATACATGGAGCTCGAGGCGGAGCGCGGCAACACGCAGGCGGTGCAGGAATACGACGGGATCTATCGCCAGCGCTTCGGCGCCGGCAAGGACTACTGGCTGCGCATGGCCGACATCTACGCGCTCGCCAACGATCCGGCCGCTTCTTCGGCGGCGCTGAAGGAGGCGAGCCGCCTCGCCCCGCAGGACGCCGCCCTGTTCCATCGCCTGGCGCAGAGCTATCCGACCGAAAAGGACGCGAAGGCGTCGGCGGCGGCGATCGAGCGCGCCGTCGAACTCGACCCGAAGAACCTCGAATATCTGCGCACCCGCGCCGACCTCGCGTCCTGGCGCGGCGACTACGCCATGGCACTCGACAGCTACCGGCGCATCCTCGCCCTCGCGCCGGACGATCCCGGCGCCCGCCTCGGCATCGCCCGCGTGCAGTACTGGCGCAGCGCGCTGGGCGAGTCCGCCTGCGCCTACCGCGACTACCTCGCGCGGCAGCCCGGCGTCGCCGCGGCGTGGATGGAATACATCGTCGTCGTCACCGAAATGGGCGACTACGCGCGCGCGACGGAACTGCTGGAGGATTACCGCACGCGCTTCGGCGACAACGTCGCGTACCGCAAGCAGAAGGCGCGCGTGCTGGCCTGGGCCGAGCGCCCCACCGCCGCGCTCGGCGAAGTCGCCGAGCTCGACCGCACGCTGCGCGACGACTACGAACTCGACTACACCCGCACCATCGCCCTGCACTACGCCCATCGGCCACGCGAGGCGCTGGCCAGCCTTGCCGCGGTCGCACGGCTGCGCCCGAACGACAAGGAGACGCTCGATCTCGCCCGTTTCGTGCGCACGCCCCTGCGCTCCAACGCAACGATCGACTTCGGCTACCACGCCGGCTCCGACGACGTCAGCATCCGCCACGCCGGCGTGCGCGGCGAGTATGTCATCAACCCGGAAACGCGTCTCTTCGGCGGCGCCGACCACCAGTGGCTCCATGCCGACGCCGGCAGCGGCTACGAAAAGCCCGACGGCGGTACCTCGCTCGGCTACAACCGCGCCTGGCTCGGCATCCAGCATCGCGTGTCCCCCCAACTCTCGCTCGATGCGCAAGCCGGAGGCGGCAGCGCGGAAGGCGACAGCCGCTTCATCTACGAAGTCGGCGCCGACCTGCAGCCGGGCGACACGCTCGCGATGCGGCTGTCGCGCCGGCAGGATCTGTTCGCCGTCTCGCCGCGCGCCGCCAAGCTCGGCATCGAACGGCGCGCCAATACGCTCGACGCCACCTGGACGCCCGACCTGCGCTGGACCGTGCCGGGACGCCTGGGCTACGACACGCTGTCCGACGGCAACACGCGCTGGGAGGCCGAGCTTGCGCCGCGCCGCGCCGTCCTGCGCAGCCAGCGCCTGAATCTCGACCTGGGCGTGAGCGGCCGCTGGTTCGGCTTCGACGACGACCCGGGGCACGGCTACTACGCCCCCTCGCTCTACCAGCGCTATGCGCTGACCGCCTTCACCTACTGGAAGATCAGCGACGATGACGGCGTGAGCGTGGCCTTCAGCTACGGACCCTACAAGGACAACACGATGGGCGGCTTCCGTGCCGGCGGCGACATCGTCGCCGAGGGCTTCTTCGGCCTCTACCGCGACTGGTTCCTCGACGTGAAGGCCGGCGTGTCGCGCTACGGCGGCGGCGCCACCGCGGGCTACCGTTCGGCGCTGTTCGAGGTCAGTCTGACGCGCCGCTTCTGA
- a CDS encoding polysaccharide deacetylase family protein yields the protein MIRRLLGLLLLLPRLAAAAAPQPAVAFTFDDLPYAAVVSDDDATLGSMTAHLVQRLRAAQVPVVGFVNEGKLYRDGEPDPARVALLRTWLDAGFELGNHTYSHPSLDQVPLEAFEADVLRGEAVTRPLTQAAGRTLRWFRHPFLHEGTTPDVRTAFARFLAEHGYRVAPVTVNSAEWVFAAAYANALAQGDADAAGHIAAAYVPYMQTAFAQAEQLALDLFGRPIPQVVVLHANQLNADHVYTLVAMLRQRGYRFVSLDDALADPVYATPPGVTGVEGESWLEGWARQAGLRPPALPPLPGLVRQWAGRAAYGAN from the coding sequence ATGATCCGCCGCCTGCTTGGCCTCCTCCTGCTGCTGCCGCGCCTGGCCGCCGCGGCCGCGCCGCAGCCGGCGGTGGCCTTCACCTTCGACGATCTCCCCTACGCCGCGGTGGTGTCGGACGACGATGCCACGCTCGGCAGCATGACCGCGCATCTCGTGCAGCGGCTGCGGGCCGCGCAGGTGCCGGTGGTGGGCTTCGTCAACGAAGGCAAGCTCTACCGCGACGGCGAGCCGGATCCCGCACGGGTCGCACTGCTGCGCACCTGGCTCGACGCCGGCTTCGAACTCGGCAACCACACCTATTCGCATCCCTCGCTCGACCAGGTGCCGCTCGAGGCCTTCGAGGCCGACGTGCTTCGCGGCGAAGCCGTCACGCGCCCGCTGACGCAGGCGGCCGGCCGCACCCTGCGCTGGTTCCGCCATCCCTTCCTGCACGAAGGCACGACGCCGGACGTGCGCACCGCCTTCGCCCGCTTCCTCGCCGAACACGGCTATCGCGTCGCGCCGGTGACGGTCAACAGTGCCGAATGGGTGTTCGCCGCGGCCTACGCGAACGCGCTTGCGCAGGGTGACGCCGACGCCGCCGGCCACATCGCCGCGGCCTACGTACCCTACATGCAGACGGCGTTCGCGCAGGCCGAGCAGCTCGCGCTCGACCTGTTCGGCCGCCCGATCCCGCAGGTCGTCGTGCTGCACGCCAACCAGCTCAATGCCGACCATGTCTACACGCTCGTCGCCATGCTGCGGCAGCGCGGCTACCGCTTCGTCTCGCTGGACGACGCGCTGGCCGACCCCGTCTACGCGACGCCGCCGGGCGTCACCGGCGTCGAGGGCGAATCCTGGCTCGAAGGCTGGGCGCGCCAGGCCGGGCTGCGCCCCCCGGCGCTGCCGCCGCTGCCCGGGCTGGTGCGGCAGTGGGCGGGCCGTGCCGCCTACGGCGCCAACTGA
- a CDS encoding endo-1,4-beta-xylanase yields MRLGRSLALIVFALTLAATSSAPAATLRSLAPAAGIRVGAAVDVEALEADPAYARLLAREFNLVTPENAMKFAVVQPERDRYDFTQADALVAFAEAHGMQVNGHVLVWDRQLPDWLTQGGFSRDELMAILREHIRTLVTRYRGRVASWDVAAEAVGEDGKLRDTFWSHGIGPDYLALAFRWAHEADPQARLRYNDYGGEGAGAKSDGIYRLVADLRQQDVPIDAVGLQMHVGLDDAPRADDVRINMKRLAALGLQTDITEMDVMLPLPARGTALRRQARVYGAMLQACLAVPQCRSFSTWGASDAHSWIPEYFPGQGAALLFAADGRPKPACESVRGVLRRAGADKRRRVE; encoded by the coding sequence ATGAGACTCGGACGCAGCCTCGCCTTGATCGTATTCGCGCTGACGCTTGCCGCGACCTCGTCCGCCCCGGCCGCCACGCTGCGCAGTCTCGCGCCCGCCGCCGGCATCCGGGTCGGCGCGGCGGTCGACGTCGAGGCCCTGGAGGCCGATCCGGCCTATGCCCGCCTGCTGGCGCGCGAATTCAACCTCGTGACGCCGGAGAACGCGATGAAATTCGCCGTCGTCCAGCCCGAGCGCGACCGCTACGATTTCACCCAGGCCGACGCCCTGGTCGCGTTCGCCGAAGCGCACGGGATGCAGGTGAACGGCCACGTGCTGGTCTGGGACCGGCAGTTGCCCGATTGGCTGACCCAAGGCGGGTTCAGCCGCGACGAGCTGATGGCCATCCTGCGCGAGCACATCCGCACGCTCGTCACGCGCTACCGCGGACGCGTCGCCTCGTGGGATGTCGCCGCCGAGGCGGTCGGCGAGGACGGCAAACTGCGCGACACGTTCTGGTCGCACGGCATCGGCCCCGACTACCTGGCGCTGGCCTTCCGCTGGGCGCACGAGGCCGATCCACAGGCACGCCTGCGCTACAACGACTACGGCGGCGAGGGCGCCGGCGCCAAATCCGACGGCATCTACCGGCTCGTCGCCGATTTGCGCCAGCAGGACGTGCCGATCGACGCCGTCGGCCTGCAGATGCACGTCGGCCTCGACGACGCCCCGCGCGCCGACGACGTGCGGATCAACATGAAGCGCCTGGCGGCGCTCGGGCTGCAGACCGACATCACCGAGATGGACGTGATGCTTCCGCTGCCCGCACGCGGCACCGCCTTGCGCCGGCAGGCGCGGGTGTATGGCGCCATGCTGCAGGCCTGCCTCGCCGTGCCGCAGTGCCGCAGCTTCTCGACCTGGGGCGCGAGCGACGCACACTCCTGGATCCCCGAATATTTTCCGGGCCAGGGCGCGGCCCTGCTGTTCGCGGCCGACGGCCGCCCGAAGCCTGCCTGCGAAAGCGTCCGCGGCGTGCTCCGGCGCGCCGGGGCAGACAAACGCCGCCGGGTGGAATAA
- a CDS encoding TonB family protein, with the protein MPAPPAPTAEEWKLASTYTLKNSKRYRYTWAQQVRSMMGTAVEGPQQGMVRLHIEIAPDGRLAKADVLWSTSETAEKLALQAIRSLPPLPPTPTGKPLVFDKTIAFMPYETGWPPVYKYDCIPDPPSFHNRFAQNGAATRATPREPAEGDASGTDCSPDDTADSIEAEEKDMQRQFKEWGAGRLNGVE; encoded by the coding sequence ATGCCGGCGCCGCCGGCGCCGACCGCGGAGGAATGGAAGCTCGCCTCCACCTACACGCTCAAGAACAGCAAGCGTTACCGCTACACCTGGGCGCAGCAGGTCCGGAGCATGATGGGAACGGCGGTGGAAGGACCGCAGCAGGGCATGGTCCGGCTCCATATCGAGATCGCGCCCGACGGCAGGCTCGCCAAGGCGGACGTGCTGTGGTCGACCTCGGAGACTGCGGAGAAGCTTGCCCTGCAGGCCATCCGGTCGCTGCCGCCGCTGCCGCCGACCCCGACCGGCAAGCCGCTGGTTTTCGACAAGACCATCGCGTTCATGCCCTACGAGACCGGCTGGCCGCCCGTCTACAAATACGACTGCATCCCGGACCCGCCGTCCTTCCATAACCGCTTCGCGCAGAACGGCGCGGCGACCCGGGCCACCCCGCGCGAGCCTGCCGAGGGCGATGCCTCCGGGACCGACTGCTCGCCCGACGACACCGCGGATTCCATCGAGGCGGAAGAGAAGGACATGCAGCGCCAGTTCAAGGAATGGGGCGCGGGGCGCTTGAACGGGGTGGAGTGA